AATGAATTTATAATTTATGAACATAAAACGCATAATGGTACACTTGCAACATTGAGTGGAGCAGCAAGCTCTGGTGATGGTCGAGCGGTTGCGTGGCATCCATCGGGTCTTTATTTAGTAGTTGGGACAACTGATACCACAACAAGGCTTCAGAGTTATCCCGTGAGCATGGCAGGCGCACTTGGTTCAGTCGGAACTCCTGCAACGCTTCCAACCAAAAGTGTTTGCCGTAATGCGTTGAGCTTTAGTCCTGGCGGAAATCAAATTGTGGTGGGGGTTGAAAAAGATACAACAGTTAATATGAGTGAGCTCCTTGTCTATAACTTTAATGGCTCGCTTACACTTTCAACAAGCCTTGATATTGGAACACATGTTTTTGCAGTTGATTGGAATCCTACTGGGTCATATATTGCAGCCGGTTTAGCAAGTGGTTCAACTAATGTTCGAGTATATGATGCTTCGACTTCAGGAAAAATTCGCGAAGTGACCACTGCGCGCGTGAACGAGTCCTATGCCGTTAATACCGTGAGTTGGGATAAGACCGGTACCTATCTTGCGGTTGGAACAACTCCAAAATCTGCTGGTAGACCTGAATTTGCTCTGTATTATTTTAATAAGCAGAATAAAACATTATCGCTTATTTCTAGTTCCGAGACGAACGATGATATTTATTCAATACGGTGGTCGCGTAACAACTCATACATTGCGCGAGGGCATCAACCGGTGAGTTCTGGTCCTCATATGGTTTATGTTCAAAATATGGCGTCTGACGCAACTCCTCTTGTGTTCAAAAATGGTTCAATTGTTTGTAACTCAGATGTAATCTTAAAAGCGCCAATCCATTTTATAGGATCATGCAAAATTAATGGCCGAGGCAAGCGAATAATTTTTCAAAGTAATAGTGGGTTTGTGGTGCGTCCTGGGGCAACTGTATTATTTGAAGATGTTCATTTTCAAAATGTTTTTCCATCAAGCATGCGGTGTTTAGATGATTCCGGAACAGTAACTTTATCAAATTGTAGTTTGTACCTGACAAATGATTATACATTTTCACGCGGATCAATTTTGTTTAAAGAAGATGTAACGATTTCAGGAACAAATAAATTTAATTATACCACGAAGCTCACCAGTACAATTGCAACGCTCTCCAGACTTTTCTTTAATAACAATATGACTTTTAGTTATGCACCGCTTCGTGCAAACCGAACACTCATTAACATGACCGATGAAACATCCAGGTTGTTGCTTGATGGTTGTACTTTGTATTCTACGCGAACAGGGTTAACGCTTTCAAATGGGACGCTGATTATTGATAATAAAGTAACAATCAGTAGTGATGCCAAATATGATGCAGAAAGTATGCAGTTGAGTTCAGATCTTAATATTGTGATACGAGGGGCCGCTATGCTTGAACTTATTGGAAGAGTTCGGTATTTGTAGCTTTTTATGGGGAGAAAGTGTTTTATGATTTTGTTTTTTATACTGCTTGCGTTATGCATCAATACAAATCTGTGTGCACTTTCTGTGGGGTCAAAATCGGCAGTTTCAAGTCAGGCCTATACGGTTTTTCCGGCAGTTGATACCACCAATACTATGCTTGGATATGCTTTTTTTGAAAATGGCTTTTCATTACAGAGTAATGTAACGACCTGCACATTTGATAGCTTCATGCCGGTATCAGGTAATATTGATTTGAATGGTGGGCAGCTTTGGTTGCGTGAAGATTTGATTTTGAGTAACACATCTACAATCCGTTCTTGTGGTCGTATCTATGGAAATAATCAATCGATTGAATTCAGCAAGCAAGTTACCGATCAAGTGTTGCCCAGCTCAGTAAGTGGAGCATCACTTTATATCAATACGCTTTCAAGTGTGGCGATGTTCGCCGCTATTCAATCGGTTGATTGGTCGTATGATAATGCGTATGTTGCTGCAGCTTCTGGTGGCACTTCAAGAGGGCAAGAGATGAAAATTTATTACTTTGATGGTGCAACGTTAACGACTACGCAGTCGGTGGAGCAGAGTAACAAAGACACCTATGCGGTAGCTTGGCATCCGTCAGAATATTTTGTTGCTGCTGGAATGAAGGCTGGAACCGGTAATGAAGTAAGTATTTATAAGCTTAATCCGAGTAATGGCTCCTTGAATCTTACAGCAAGTTTAGATTTTGGATCAAGTGGGGTTTATGCGCTTGCGTGGCATAAATCAGGAAATTACCTTGTTATCGGCACACTTGGGTCGGGTGTTTTTGAGTTGTATGTTTATAGCTTTAACCAGACAACTGGTGCATTAACATCGGCAACGTCACTTGACCTTTCTCCCAGCAGGCAAATACAGACCGATGCACTGAGCTTTGCGCCAGGAGGTAATAGAATTGCAGTTGGAACTGCAAGCAATACGACCACTGGTGTGACAGAATTTTTAGTTTGTTCGTTTGCAGCGTCTGCACTGACGATTACCACAAGTGTTGATACAAACGTCGCGGTCCAATCGGTTGATTGGAGTCCAACAGGAACTTATATTGCTGTTGGGCTTGCAAGTGGGTCTCAAACGCTCAGGATTTACGAGCACGTGCTTTCACCGTCTGAAAAATTAGTTCCTTTAACCAGCGCATATGTTGGACAAACCAGTAGTATTACCTGTGTCAGTTGGAATGCAACGGGAGATTATTTGGCAACTGCAGTAAGTGCTGGTTTGAGTTCAAGCGTCGGTATTTATTATTTCAATAAGACCAACCAAACATTAACGTTGGTTAATACGATTTCTTCATCGGTAGCCGTTAATGCGGTTCGTTGGTCTGATGATTCAAATTATCTTTGCTATGGCGACAGTGCTAAAAATGTGATTGTTGTCTCAGCAACGACGACAGGGCGGCAACCACTGATTTTTGATACAGCAGCTATTGTTTTTAATGCGGATACTTTCTTTGCAACCAATGTACATTTTGTTGGTAATTGTAAAATTAATGGTCGAGGAAAACGTATTACTATTGGGACCAATGGGGCATCATTGATTGTTCGACCAAATAGTCAGCTTGTTCTTGAGGATGTTGAAATTCATGGACTCAAAAGTAATAACTTGCGTTGTATGGTTGATAA
This is a stretch of genomic DNA from Candidatus Dependentiae bacterium. It encodes these proteins:
- a CDS encoding WD40 repeat domain-containing protein, with protein sequence MILFFILLALCINTNLCALSVGSKSAVSSQAYTVFPAVDTTNTMLGYAFFENGFSLQSNVTTCTFDSFMPVSGNIDLNGGQLWLREDLILSNTSTIRSCGRIYGNNQSIEFSKQVTDQVLPSSVSGASLYINTLSSVAMFAAIQSVDWSYDNAYVAAASGGTSRGQEMKIYYFDGATLTTTQSVEQSNKDTYAVAWHPSEYFVAAGMKAGTGNEVSIYKLNPSNGSLNLTASLDFGSSGVYALAWHKSGNYLVIGTLGSGVFELYVYSFNQTTGALTSATSLDLSPSRQIQTDALSFAPGGNRIAVGTASNTTTGVTEFLVCSFAASALTITTSVDTNVAVQSVDWSPTGTYIAVGLASGSQTLRIYEHVLSPSEKLVPLTSAYVGQTSSITCVSWNATGDYLATAVSAGLSSSVGIYYFNKTNQTLTLVNTISSSVAVNAVRWSDDSNYLCYGDSAKNVIVVSATTTGRQPLIFDTAAIVFNADTFFATNVHFVGNCKINGRGKRITIGTNGASLIVRPNSQLVLEDVEIHGLKSNNLRCMVDNSSIIFRNTMLSLDSDYTFSRGSILFEEDTIITGTNTFVYSSKLTSTIASGKTLFLTQGVTFSYAPLRARNDLLYMPDTTARFYLQGCTLYSTRTGLHLSGGTVIVDDLVTFSSTAQYDAEALRLNENLDLVVRAGAQLELFGIIKYQ
- a CDS encoding WD40 repeat domain-containing protein, producing the protein MQRRETHEFATWFTYRAVIFLLCSVFFIDSVQAVIVGSKNSASAQTFTIFPSVDSNNTILGYTRFEDGFMLEGATTSCTYEGYMPISGTVHLNKGRLTLKRDLVLSGVPLFLTTGRIEANSFALELPKNLPDFNLPEFNGFTLNVTASYHLGTHAAVPDALSLDWAMNNDYVAVGMRSVSARELRVLYFNGTTLTATVDAEIGREVACVRWHPTKRYLATALPAGSGNEFIIYEHKTHNGTLATLSGAASSGDGRAVAWHPSGLYLVVGTTDTTTRLQSYPVSMAGALGSVGTPATLPTKSVCRNALSFSPGGNQIVVGVEKDTTVNMSELLVYNFNGSLTLSTSLDIGTHVFAVDWNPTGSYIAAGLASGSTNVRVYDASTSGKIREVTTARVNESYAVNTVSWDKTGTYLAVGTTPKSAGRPEFALYYFNKQNKTLSLISSSETNDDIYSIRWSRNNSYIARGHQPVSSGPHMVYVQNMASDATPLVFKNGSIVCNSDVILKAPIHFIGSCKINGRGKRIIFQSNSGFVVRPGATVLFEDVHFQNVFPSSMRCLDDSGTVTLSNCSLYLTNDYTFSRGSILFKEDVTISGTNKFNYTTKLTSTIATLSRLFFNNNMTFSYAPLRANRTLINMTDETSRLLLDGCTLYSTRTGLTLSNGTLIIDNKVTISSDAKYDAESMQLSSDLNIVIRGAAMLELIGRVRYL